The following proteins are encoded in a genomic region of Paenibacillus sp. FSL H3-0469:
- the prmA gene encoding 50S ribosomal protein L11 methyltransferase has product MLWHELTVHTTEEAQEMISNLLVEAGAGGVSIEESGTLNKTRDTRYGELYDEPLNDIPEGEAVIKGYYAESVDMDAVVAEVAPRVEELREFGIDPGLAQISWKTVDEDDWAHAWKQYFKPLRVSERLTIKPTWEEYTPASADEKIIEIDPGMAFGTGTHPTTALCLRALEKHIVSGDEVIDVGTGSGILAVGAMLLGAASVLALDLDPVAVVSARDNVALNRLESAITVKESDLLSLLGGEGAADTSAGEMWPSARPSNTADQEAVPVVPPAADGLGVTLPVRVVVANILAEIIVLFTDDVYRALQPEGIYITSGIYKDKEGLVAEALMSSGFEILEVTREEDWVAFTAGKR; this is encoded by the coding sequence ATGCTATGGCACGAATTAACGGTACATACAACGGAGGAAGCACAGGAGATGATCTCCAATCTGCTGGTTGAGGCCGGAGCGGGCGGAGTCTCTATTGAAGAATCCGGGACGCTGAATAAAACCCGGGATACACGTTACGGTGAATTATATGATGAACCGCTCAATGACATCCCTGAAGGGGAAGCGGTTATTAAAGGATATTATGCGGAATCGGTGGACATGGACGCGGTTGTGGCCGAGGTGGCTCCAAGGGTTGAAGAGCTGAGAGAGTTCGGCATCGACCCCGGGCTGGCACAGATCTCATGGAAGACGGTGGATGAAGATGATTGGGCTCATGCCTGGAAGCAGTATTTCAAGCCGCTGCGCGTCTCCGAGCGGTTGACCATTAAGCCGACATGGGAAGAATATACCCCGGCCTCCGCCGATGAGAAAATCATTGAAATTGACCCCGGCATGGCCTTCGGGACCGGGACGCATCCGACAACGGCGCTGTGCCTGCGTGCTCTTGAGAAGCATATTGTCAGCGGCGACGAAGTCATCGATGTAGGTACAGGCTCCGGTATCCTTGCTGTCGGAGCGATGCTGCTTGGTGCAGCCTCCGTCCTGGCGCTGGATCTGGACCCGGTCGCTGTGGTGAGCGCCCGCGACAATGTGGCGCTGAACCGTTTGGAGTCAGCGATCACCGTGAAGGAGAGCGATCTGCTCTCGCTGCTGGGCGGTGAGGGGGCGGCGGATACCTCAGCCGGAGAGATGTGGCCTTCAGCCCGGCCAAGCAATACGGCTGACCAAGAGGCCGTTCCTGTTGTACCTCCGGCGGCAGACGGGCTGGGAGTGACTCTTCCGGTCCGGGTGGTTGTGGCGAATATTCTGGCCGAGATTATTGTGCTGTTCACGGACGATGTCTACCGTGCGCTTCAGCCTGAGGGGATCTATATTACCTCGGGGATTTATAAGGATAAGGAAGGGCTGGTAGCAGAAGCGCTTATGTCCTCCGGTTTCGAGATTTTAGAAGTAACCCGCGAAGAAGATTGGGTGGCGTTCACAGCCGGAAAGAGGTAG
- a CDS encoding DNA-3-methyladenine glycosylase I — MELKRCDWVNTDPLYIAYHDEEWGKPLTDGLKLFELLMLEGMQAGLSWYTVLKKREGFREAFDGFDPEKIVLYGEDKIEELMQNTGIVRNRLKIKGVITNAQVYQQICQEEEGGFAGYLWSFVGGKSVVNHWKNRAEVPATTPESDQMSKALKRKGMKFVGSTICYAFMQASGMVDDHSLDCFCRSTPAAIES; from the coding sequence GTGGAACTGAAGCGCTGCGATTGGGTGAACACGGACCCGCTATACATAGCTTATCATGATGAAGAATGGGGCAAACCGCTGACTGACGGCTTGAAGCTGTTCGAACTGCTGATGCTGGAGGGGATGCAGGCCGGACTGAGCTGGTATACGGTGCTTAAGAAGCGGGAGGGCTTCCGCGAGGCTTTTGACGGCTTTGATCCGGAGAAGATCGTGCTGTATGGGGAGGACAAAATCGAAGAGCTGATGCAAAATACGGGGATTGTCCGCAACCGTCTGAAGATTAAGGGAGTGATTACCAATGCACAGGTGTACCAGCAGATCTGCCAAGAGGAAGAGGGAGGCTTTGCCGGTTATCTGTGGAGCTTTGTCGGCGGCAAGTCGGTGGTGAACCACTGGAAGAATAGAGCCGAGGTGCCCGCAACCACTCCTGAGTCTGATCAGATGAGCAAGGCGCTGAAGCGCAAAGGAATGAAGTTTGTCGGCTCAACGATCTGTTACGCTTTTATGCAGGCATCCGGGATGGTGGATGACCATTCGCTGGATTGTTTTTGCCGCAGCACCCCGGCTGCTATAGAGAGTTGA
- a CDS encoding DUF4179 domain-containing protein, whose translation MDRTEAQLKRRLNEDQELNYPDFEQMWGRMEQAGYTSSKGGSRAGANSPVRHRNWRKITVAASFSVVLMAVPVYAAVQYDWGNLLNHRSGIQAALSKNLGQALGQTITKDGVTLTLHTALSDENRTVILYSLDVGGDKGNGMWNVNGMSLKDAKGNGDDNEYYYQQWDEKNKRYNGYFETNWSPGQETVKVSLTATGIQSYSQQEVDLKLDTDSPELQNFQVNRDGLESFSVLPFKEGNERLMLSTAAIFNDLESKSLAYPQIIAYRDGEPVKNSQPGAMGKPGDNGEYTSLQYYNPVDVPQAETAYKLSYTKLERNIEGPWTFDFELSKKKMAGATMKTVLDLPLEAEDAGNRIEQMVVTPTQIRVSIRTKAKFAELPYVNYSLEVGGQKLEGGLWYSTSEDKDLRTLRFERPVDLEITKTTPMTLVGNYKVTRHEDDKKPLKLTNISSEKQTLIRQTGGYPVQWTYYMQGADLYVEMKSDDPHFGGVNQTHIGTGKDRILGKPVTVSFRGDGNNHSMDVYKDFKGTEASIYMFFYSTNEPDKETRVQLQGQ comes from the coding sequence ATGGACAGAACCGAAGCGCAGTTAAAGCGTCGCTTAAATGAAGATCAGGAGCTGAATTACCCTGATTTCGAGCAAATGTGGGGCCGGATGGAGCAGGCCGGATATACTTCCTCCAAGGGCGGCAGCCGTGCGGGAGCAAATAGCCCGGTCCGCCATCGTAACTGGCGAAAGATCACTGTCGCAGCCTCCTTCAGCGTAGTGCTGATGGCTGTTCCTGTATATGCCGCTGTGCAATACGACTGGGGTAATCTGCTCAACCATAGAAGTGGTATACAGGCTGCACTGTCCAAGAATCTGGGTCAGGCGCTGGGCCAAACGATAACTAAGGATGGAGTAACCCTGACACTGCATACAGCGCTCTCTGATGAGAACCGGACTGTAATTCTTTATAGTCTCGATGTTGGAGGAGATAAGGGCAATGGTATGTGGAATGTGAACGGAATGTCTCTTAAGGATGCAAAAGGGAACGGCGATGACAATGAATACTACTACCAGCAGTGGGATGAGAAGAACAAACGGTACAATGGTTATTTTGAGACGAACTGGAGTCCGGGACAGGAGACGGTCAAGGTGAGCCTGACCGCAACAGGAATTCAATCCTATTCCCAACAAGAGGTGGACCTGAAGCTGGACACGGACTCGCCGGAGCTGCAGAACTTCCAGGTAAACCGGGATGGACTGGAGTCCTTCAGTGTTCTGCCCTTTAAAGAAGGGAATGAGCGTCTGATGCTGTCCACGGCAGCGATTTTTAATGATCTGGAATCCAAGAGCTTGGCATACCCTCAAATCATAGCATACAGAGATGGAGAGCCTGTCAAGAACTCTCAACCAGGTGCCATGGGCAAGCCGGGAGATAACGGGGAATATACCTCACTTCAGTATTACAATCCTGTTGACGTCCCTCAGGCAGAGACGGCATATAAACTCAGCTACACCAAGCTTGAACGCAATATTGAGGGTCCGTGGACATTCGATTTCGAGCTAAGCAAAAAGAAGATGGCAGGCGCCACGATGAAGACGGTTCTGGATCTGCCACTGGAAGCGGAAGACGCCGGTAACCGGATTGAGCAAATGGTTGTAACACCTACACAAATCCGTGTGTCCATCCGGACTAAGGCTAAATTCGCTGAGCTGCCATATGTGAATTATAGTCTTGAGGTAGGCGGGCAGAAGCTGGAAGGCGGATTGTGGTATTCGACATCGGAGGACAAGGATCTGAGAACACTGCGTTTCGAACGGCCGGTAGATCTTGAGATCACAAAGACGACGCCCATGACGCTTGTAGGTAATTATAAGGTTACCCGGCATGAGGATGACAAGAAACCACTGAAATTAACCAACATCTCCAGCGAGAAGCAGACGCTAATCCGGCAAACCGGCGGTTACCCGGTGCAGTGGACCTATTATATGCAGGGTGCGGATCTGTATGTAGAGATGAAGAGTGATGATCCCCATTTTGGCGGCGTGAATCAGACTCATATCGGCACTGGTAAAGATCGAATCTTAGGTAAACCAGTGACAGTAAGCTTTCGTGGAGACGGAAATAATCACAGCATGGATGTATACAAGGATTTTAAAGGCACAGAAGCTTCAATATACATGTTCTTCTACTCTACCAATGAACCGGACAAAGAGACACGGGTACAGCTGCAAGGACAATAG
- a CDS encoding methyl-accepting chemotaxis protein, translating to MENLADQVVTDELVVKALEKNLAMIRFDLNRRVAYVNEIFARSVKYKTEDMYGMQHSQLCFPSFVNSPDYELFWQNLMAGRSFQDKIERMDAEGNSVWLEATYMPVFDETDTHVIGVSKVATNITERQNNMSHVVELMQGMADSLNQRADKGIERSQELLLSIDRIAEVSSENTETLLSLQKQAAAIRGVVQTIRDIASQTHLLALNAAIEAAHAGEFGRGFDVVAKEVRKLSAMVQDQITEVRDSVQAITEEVGRISIGLNQVQDNVQLSQQQIQVALDEFTLIASSAQELDNQAREVMNII from the coding sequence ATGGAAAATCTAGCAGACCAAGTAGTTACAGACGAACTGGTAGTCAAAGCTTTGGAAAAGAATCTCGCCATGATCCGGTTTGACCTGAACCGCCGTGTCGCCTATGTCAATGAGATTTTTGCCCGGTCGGTGAAATACAAAACGGAGGATATGTACGGCATGCAGCACAGCCAGCTGTGCTTCCCTTCATTCGTGAACAGTCCGGATTATGAGTTGTTCTGGCAGAATTTAATGGCTGGCCGGAGCTTCCAGGACAAAATTGAACGGATGGACGCAGAGGGGAATTCGGTCTGGCTGGAAGCTACCTATATGCCGGTGTTCGATGAGACAGATACCCATGTCATCGGCGTATCCAAGGTGGCCACCAACATTACGGAGAGACAGAATAACATGAGCCATGTCGTGGAGCTGATGCAGGGAATGGCGGATAGCCTCAATCAGCGTGCGGACAAAGGAATTGAGCGGAGTCAGGAGCTGCTGCTGAGTATTGACAGGATTGCCGAGGTGTCGAGCGAGAATACCGAAACCCTACTAAGTCTGCAAAAGCAGGCGGCTGCGATCCGCGGCGTAGTGCAGACCATCCGGGATATTGCTTCCCAGACCCATCTGCTTGCCCTGAACGCAGCTATTGAGGCTGCACATGCCGGAGAATTCGGCCGGGGATTCGATGTGGTGGCCAAAGAGGTAAGAAAGCTGTCTGCGATGGTGCAGGATCAGATTACCGAAGTCCGGGACAGTGTCCAGGCCATTACAGAAGAGGTCGGGAGAATATCCATTGGGCTGAACCAGGTGCAGGATAATGTGCAGCTCAGCCAGCAGCAGATTCAAGTGGCGCTGGATGAATTCACGCTGATCGCAAGCTCTGCGCAGGAGCTGGACAACCAGGCGCGCGAGGTTATGAACATTATCTAA
- a CDS encoding site-2 protease family protein, translating to MGSLDQILVYPLQQLPFFLITIVIAFTVHEFAHAYFANKFGDPTARLLGRMTLNPAVHFDLFGIILLLIAGFGWARPVPVNRDNFSRPRLMGVIVSAAGPISNLLLGILGALIYAILVGTGTMDSIKNEQVLRALIWFFGMFIHFNFFLFVFNLIPLPPLDGYRIVEDIAPRPIRGRLQQYEQYTVFLFLLIIFIPGLRAYTIEPLSYWATRTGNDFFQLFLKMFGV from the coding sequence ATGGGTTCTCTGGATCAAATTTTAGTATATCCTTTGCAGCAGCTTCCGTTTTTTCTGATTACGATTGTTATTGCGTTTACGGTGCATGAATTCGCCCACGCTTATTTTGCCAATAAATTCGGGGACCCTACAGCGCGACTGCTGGGCCGCATGACCTTGAATCCGGCAGTGCACTTTGATCTCTTCGGTATCATTCTGCTGCTGATTGCAGGCTTCGGCTGGGCGCGTCCAGTTCCGGTGAACCGGGACAACTTCAGTCGTCCCCGTCTGATGGGAGTTATCGTATCAGCCGCCGGGCCAATCAGCAATCTGCTGCTCGGTATTCTGGGCGCGCTGATCTATGCGATTCTTGTGGGGACGGGCACGATGGATTCGATCAAGAACGAGCAGGTGCTCCGGGCGCTGATCTGGTTCTTCGGGATGTTCATTCACTTCAACTTCTTCCTCTTCGTATTCAACCTGATTCCGCTGCCGCCGCTGGACGGTTACCGGATCGTAGAGGATATCGCACCGCGTCCGATCCGGGGAAGACTTCAGCAGTATGAGCAGTATACCGTTTTCCTTTTTCTGCTGATCATCTTCATTCCGGGTTTGCGCGCCTATACGATAGAACCGCTTAGCTACTGGGCGACCCGGACTGGCAATGATTTCTTCCAGCTGTTCCTCAAAATGTTCGGGGTCTGA
- the dnaJ gene encoding molecular chaperone DnaJ, which yields MADKRDYYEVLGLGRDASEDEVKKAYRKLARQYHPDVNKASDAEAKFKEVKEAYDVLSDGQQRARYDQYGHIDPNQGMGGGFGGGGGDFGGLGDIFDMFFGGGGGRRDPNAPQRGGDLQYTMTIEFKEAVFGKETDITIPRTETCDTCFGSGAKPGTKPETCSVCHGSGQQEFVQNTPLGQMRNRRPCSHCSGTGKIIKEKCTTCAGQGKVKRQRKIHVRIPAGVDDGAQLRMTGEGEGGTRGGPAGDLYIVIRVKNHDFFERENNDIMCEVPLTFAQAALGDEIEIPTLTEKVKLKIPAGTQTGTFFRLKGKGVPHLRGNGVGDQHVRVIVVTPSKLSEEQKDLLRQFASHNGENTHEQEQSFFDRVKKAFRGD from the coding sequence GTGGCAGATAAACGTGATTATTATGAGGTTCTGGGCCTCGGGAGAGATGCTTCAGAAGACGAAGTGAAGAAGGCCTACCGCAAGCTGGCGCGCCAGTACCATCCCGATGTGAATAAGGCCAGTGATGCTGAGGCCAAGTTCAAAGAGGTTAAGGAAGCCTATGACGTTCTGAGCGACGGGCAACAGCGTGCGCGGTATGACCAATACGGGCATATTGACCCTAATCAGGGAATGGGCGGCGGCTTTGGCGGCGGTGGCGGAGATTTCGGCGGTCTTGGTGATATCTTCGATATGTTCTTCGGCGGCGGCGGTGGACGGCGTGATCCGAATGCACCACAGCGCGGCGGCGACTTGCAGTATACAATGACCATTGAGTTCAAGGAAGCGGTGTTCGGCAAAGAGACCGATATTACCATTCCGCGCACGGAGACCTGCGATACCTGCTTTGGCTCCGGAGCCAAGCCGGGTACGAAGCCGGAGACCTGTTCCGTCTGCCATGGCAGCGGGCAGCAGGAATTCGTACAGAATACACCGCTTGGACAGATGCGTAACCGCCGTCCCTGCTCCCATTGCAGCGGCACAGGCAAGATCATCAAAGAGAAATGCACCACCTGTGCAGGTCAAGGCAAAGTGAAGAGACAGCGCAAGATCCATGTGCGTATCCCTGCCGGTGTCGATGACGGCGCGCAGCTGCGCATGACTGGTGAAGGCGAAGGCGGCACACGCGGCGGCCCGGCCGGAGACCTGTACATTGTGATTCGCGTGAAGAATCATGATTTCTTCGAGCGCGAGAACAACGATATTATGTGCGAGGTTCCCTTGACGTTCGCTCAGGCGGCTCTGGGTGATGAGATTGAGATCCCAACGCTGACCGAGAAGGTGAAGCTCAAGATCCCGGCAGGCACCCAGACTGGTACCTTCTTCCGCCTCAAAGGCAAAGGAGTTCCGCATCTTCGCGGCAATGGCGTCGGTGACCAGCATGTCCGTGTTATCGTAGTCACACCTAGCAAGCTCAGCGAAGAGCAGAAGGACCTGCTTCGCCAGTTCGCCTCCCATAACGGAGAGAACACACATGAGCAGGAGCAGTCGTTCTTCGACCGTGTGAAGAAGGCGTTTCGGGGAGACTGA
- a CDS encoding RNA polymerase sigma factor, whose translation MDNKELFQTYNKEVYRTCYYMVHDAADAEDLCQEVFITLFRSERQGIEYLKAWIMKITVNTCLNHLKRRNSLQQKLTAHLHMFRENPQPLVDKLVEQKETKLEWAGYMSRLPAKIRAVLTLRYMHDFSLEEIRRMLDIPLGTVKSRQHKGLRMMKKILEEAGVQPITKEDEEYGQNRSAVKASLK comes from the coding sequence GTGGATAACAAGGAATTATTCCAGACCTACAACAAGGAGGTATACCGCACCTGCTACTATATGGTGCATGATGCTGCCGATGCTGAGGATCTGTGTCAGGAGGTATTCATCACTCTCTTCCGCAGCGAGCGGCAGGGCATTGAATATCTGAAGGCGTGGATTATGAAAATCACCGTCAACACCTGCCTGAACCATCTGAAGCGCAGGAACAGCCTGCAGCAGAAGCTGACGGCCCATCTCCATATGTTCAGGGAGAATCCGCAGCCGCTGGTAGACAAGCTGGTGGAGCAGAAGGAAACGAAGCTGGAATGGGCCGGGTACATGTCCCGGCTCCCGGCGAAGATCAGGGCGGTGCTGACTCTGCGGTATATGCATGATTTCAGTCTGGAGGAAATCCGCCGGATGCTGGATATCCCGCTGGGGACCGTGAAGTCCAGACAGCACAAGGGACTCCGTATGATGAAGAAGATTCTGGAAGAAGCGGGCGTTCAGCCCATAACGAAGGAGGACGAAGAATATGGACAGAACCGAAGCGCAGTTAAAGCGTCGCTTAAATGA
- a CDS encoding YfhD family protein: MDRENSKIFSKTEKMKMLYEAKAEDVEFSAAEADQDDIEAMDRSREADKRQLDEIMKKE; encoded by the coding sequence ATGGACAGAGAGAACTCGAAAATCTTTTCCAAAACCGAAAAAATGAAAATGCTCTATGAGGCGAAGGCCGAGGATGTTGAATTCTCAGCGGCTGAAGCAGACCAGGATGATATAGAGGCCATGGACCGTTCCCGTGAGGCGGACAAGCGGCAGCTGGACGAGATTATGAAGAAGGAATAA
- a CDS encoding S8 family serine peptidase: MIPGAAFAASSLKTPVSGNHLPALIPANQPYISPQINTKSSNLVRVIVQLSGQPAAVGKYAAKQGISALARTATEVAVNSQQADVLDQAETKGIDLSVNYKYDTVLNGFEVTVPADKIPDLAKIPGVTSIYPNSTWYALPDQTVTEVTYRNDNAPLKQIHADWAADQGLTGAGLKVGVIDTGVDYTHPDIAGAYKGGYDSFYQDNDPYEEVPLTPEEDTEYGVGYAGTYHGTHVAGTIIGQYAAKGDVAQKGVAPGAELYVYKVLGRNIDKPNTSSGSSAQVIDGIERAVKQGMDVINLSLGSDSEKDVNSPDSIAINNAVLSGVTAVIANGNNGEAGYFSMGSPAASQLAISVGSVTSPIDAYSGEFKAEIANSVTSVTYDTYFPFHMMAYELANDDFATIIGTKPVRVVYADLGAKEDYPAEDISGSIVLVSRGELGFVDKIANAKERKARAIVIFNGNAHKVDGKSEAILDEDYEDRSDFIGVNLGNSYQSIPTFDIEGSKGRQLARAILKNGDNPTYFTFGPEYHHEMTTGDTMSTFSSLGPNFDGNLSIKPDIVAPGDGVLSTWPAYGKGHPETDYSKAYNRISGTSMATPHVAGLALLIKQKHKDYTPFDIRAALANTADPVFYQGDPEDFYLQGPGRANVENAINTPALLQAIEPISILDKNFVPQNVINYNPSTSFGTLLPGSEDTKVLQLKNMSDSTLTYSASVEWNYGDPKVSAALDKSSVTAAAKGASTFNLKVTVAADTEPQMLQGNIVLKADGQPTLHLPFAINVDKTTEQPSWGTGIQEAALSQPIVYTNSSAILNYKLKAKDINYYEVNLIGLDDIKKGSFQVSTTGSPDEFFEPGNYSTVISSTYHPYDHNGDPILDAYGNPAVAGLTDGVYKLEILGITAEDNTKTPIKIDYNNDEYYSTYTSFRFITVSDSGNSGGGGGGGGGGTVVTPTPVVVPAPVKSLVEEGVQQVTVTPLTASKDGVTTVTVSDSDLKAALAKASTVKTAVVISLISISDKSAELSLTADQVKSLAAIQAGSTIIVNVGGSAVALPVSLLAASPADQSFKLVIKQEQDAASKLIAGTPGAKVIGTPVSYEASWTTATGSTYLNVPTNVFIKRTFTVPGKIESKTAGVLFEKDGLVTPVASVFTPQADDTTLVTVSRPGFSVYAAVSKPAAAFTDIANSKSAVAIQTLADKLIIQGTSATTFAPQSNLTRAEFTALLTRALGLRTDASGAFSDVKATDWYAKDVAAASKAGLILGIGNGKFAPTQKVTRQELAVILDRAVKLTGTELKAVANPSFTTYSDSAKVAPYAKDSLQALTKAGIFASESGIAFNPTAPATRETAATALYELLSKSGLIQ; encoded by the coding sequence ATGATTCCGGGCGCGGCCTTCGCCGCCAGCAGCTTGAAGACACCCGTATCAGGCAATCATCTTCCAGCCTTGATTCCAGCAAATCAGCCTTATATTTCTCCACAGATTAACACCAAATCCTCAAATCTTGTCCGGGTTATCGTTCAACTCAGCGGCCAGCCTGCTGCCGTCGGCAAGTATGCCGCCAAACAAGGGATCAGCGCGCTCGCCAGAACAGCGACCGAAGTTGCGGTGAACAGCCAGCAGGCCGATGTGCTGGACCAGGCCGAAACCAAGGGCATTGACCTGTCCGTCAATTACAAATACGACACCGTATTGAACGGCTTCGAGGTCACGGTTCCTGCAGACAAAATTCCTGATCTGGCCAAAATCCCCGGCGTAACTTCCATCTATCCGAACAGCACCTGGTATGCTCTCCCTGATCAGACAGTGACCGAAGTAACTTACAGAAACGACAATGCTCCCCTGAAGCAGATTCATGCGGACTGGGCGGCTGACCAAGGCCTCACCGGAGCCGGACTGAAGGTCGGTGTAATCGACACCGGTGTTGACTATACGCACCCGGATATTGCTGGGGCTTATAAGGGCGGATATGACTCCTTTTACCAGGATAATGATCCCTATGAAGAAGTTCCGCTTACTCCAGAAGAAGATACCGAATATGGTGTAGGCTATGCGGGAACTTACCACGGTACGCATGTAGCTGGCACCATCATTGGTCAGTATGCAGCTAAAGGCGATGTTGCGCAAAAAGGCGTAGCTCCGGGAGCGGAACTGTACGTCTACAAAGTGTTAGGCCGCAATATTGATAAACCCAACACTTCCTCCGGGTCTTCCGCTCAAGTCATTGACGGGATTGAACGTGCGGTGAAGCAGGGCATGGATGTCATCAACCTGTCGCTCGGCTCCGATTCCGAGAAGGATGTCAATTCTCCGGATTCCATCGCGATTAATAATGCTGTACTCTCTGGAGTGACTGCTGTCATTGCGAACGGGAATAACGGAGAAGCAGGTTATTTCTCTATGGGTTCCCCGGCTGCCTCCCAATTGGCCATTTCAGTAGGTTCAGTAACCAGTCCTATTGATGCGTACTCCGGCGAATTCAAGGCAGAAATTGCAAACTCAGTAACTTCTGTTACTTATGATACCTACTTTCCGTTCCATATGATGGCGTATGAGCTGGCAAATGATGATTTCGCCACTATCATTGGTACTAAGCCAGTACGCGTTGTGTATGCTGATCTTGGAGCGAAAGAAGATTACCCTGCCGAAGATATCAGCGGTTCCATCGTGTTGGTATCACGTGGTGAACTGGGCTTTGTAGACAAAATTGCGAATGCTAAAGAGCGTAAAGCTAGAGCAATCGTAATTTTCAACGGAAATGCTCACAAAGTGGATGGTAAGAGCGAAGCTATTCTAGACGAAGACTACGAAGATCGTAGTGACTTCATTGGTGTGAACCTAGGTAATAGTTACCAAAGTATACCTACGTTTGACATCGAAGGCTCCAAAGGACGCCAATTAGCCAGAGCGATTCTGAAAAATGGCGATAATCCAACCTACTTCACTTTTGGGCCAGAATATCACCATGAAATGACAACAGGTGATACAATGAGTACTTTCTCTTCATTAGGACCAAACTTTGACGGTAATCTAAGCATCAAGCCGGACATTGTTGCTCCTGGTGACGGAGTGCTGTCTACGTGGCCAGCTTATGGCAAAGGCCATCCGGAAACAGATTATTCCAAAGCATACAATCGTATTAGTGGTACAAGCATGGCAACACCACATGTGGCAGGCTTAGCGCTGCTAATCAAACAGAAACATAAGGACTATACGCCATTTGACATTCGTGCCGCTCTGGCGAACACGGCAGACCCTGTTTTCTACCAGGGTGATCCTGAAGACTTCTATCTTCAAGGTCCTGGACGCGCTAATGTAGAAAATGCCATCAACACACCGGCACTGCTGCAGGCGATTGAGCCCATCTCCATTCTGGACAAGAACTTTGTCCCTCAGAATGTGATCAACTACAATCCGTCCACAAGCTTTGGCACATTGCTGCCAGGTTCTGAAGATACGAAAGTCCTGCAGTTGAAGAATATGAGTGATAGCACGCTCACCTATTCAGCTTCCGTGGAATGGAATTATGGTGATCCTAAAGTATCTGCGGCTCTCGACAAATCATCGGTAACTGCAGCCGCGAAAGGTGCCTCCACGTTCAACCTGAAGGTTACCGTTGCTGCTGATACCGAGCCACAAATGCTGCAAGGTAATATCGTATTGAAAGCAGACGGCCAGCCAACACTTCACTTGCCATTTGCAATCAATGTAGATAAGACTACCGAACAGCCTAGCTGGGGTACAGGCATTCAGGAAGCTGCACTGAGCCAGCCGATTGTCTACACCAATTCAAGTGCTATTCTGAACTATAAGCTGAAAGCAAAAGATATTAACTACTATGAAGTGAATCTGATTGGCTTGGATGATATCAAGAAAGGCTCCTTCCAGGTATCCACTACAGGATCACCAGATGAATTCTTTGAGCCTGGAAACTATAGCACAGTGATATCATCCACCTATCACCCATATGACCACAATGGTGATCCAATCTTGGATGCTTACGGCAACCCTGCGGTGGCAGGTCTTACAGACGGGGTGTACAAGCTTGAAATTCTTGGAATCACTGCTGAGGACAATACAAAGACACCGATCAAGATTGACTACAACAATGATGAATACTACAGCACCTACACCTCATTCCGCTTTATCACTGTCTCCGACAGTGGAAACAGTGGCGGTGGCGGTGGCGGTGGCGGTGGAGGTACAGTAGTAACGCCGACTCCTGTAGTGGTTCCAGCTCCTGTAAAGTCCCTTGTTGAAGAAGGCGTTCAACAGGTAACGGTAACACCTCTAACTGCATCGAAAGATGGTGTAACAACAGTTACCGTCAGTGACAGCGATCTAAAAGCCGCTCTTGCTAAAGCTTCTACTGTCAAGACAGCCGTTGTTATCTCTCTTATCAGCATCTCAGATAAGTCTGCTGAACTGAGCCTGACTGCTGATCAGGTGAAGTCGCTGGCCGCCATTCAAGCAGGCAGCACCATTATCGTGAATGTTGGCGGATCTGCTGTAGCCTTACCGGTATCCTTGCTTGCAGCTTCCCCTGCGGACCAGAGCTTCAAGCTTGTGATCAAGCAAGAGCAGGATGCAGCCAGCAAGCTGATTGCAGGTACTCCGGGTGCCAAGGTCATCGGAACTCCGGTATCCTATGAAGCTTCATGGACTACAGCTACAGGCAGCACTTACTTGAACGTTCCAACCAACGTTTTCATCAAGCGCACCTTTACTGTACCTGGGAAGATTGAATCGAAGACTGCTGGTGTACTGTTTGAAAAAGATGGACTGGTGACCCCGGTTGCTTCTGTCTTCACACCACAGGCAGATGATACAACCCTTGTGACCGTAAGCCGTCCAGGCTTCTCCGTGTATGCAGCAGTCAGCAAACCGGCAGCAGCCTTCACAGACATCGCTAATTCTAAATCAGCTGTTGCCATCCAGACCTTGGCCGACAAGCTGATTATCCAGGGAACCTCAGCAACAACCTTCGCGCCGCAGAGCAATCTGACCCGCGCTGAGTTCACCGCATTGTTGACCCGAGCACTGGGTCTGCGTACGGATGCTTCTGGTGCCTTCTCGGATGTGAAAGCAACCGACTGGTATGCCAAGGATGTAGCTGCAGCTTCCAAGGCCGGCCTGATTCTAGGTATCGGCAATGGCAAGTTTGCTCCAACCCAGAAGGTAACCCGTCAGGAGCTGGCCGTCATTCTGGACAGAGCAGTGAAACTGACAGGCACTGAACTAAAGGCTGTTGCTAATCCTTCGTTCACAACCTACTCCGACAGCGCTAAGGTAGCCCCTTACGCCAAGGACAGTCTGCAAGCCCTGACCAAAGCCGGCATCTTCGCCAGCGAGTCGGGAATTGCCTTTAATCCAACCGCTCCGGCCACCCGTGAGACAGCAGCCACTGCACTCTATGAATTGCTGAGCAAGAGCGGATTGATTCAGTAG